TAGTATTTAGGAATTAAATTATTCGTCTTGTTATACACTTTATTCtgcatataaaattaatatattgcaATTCATGCTTACGTAAATCTGATCCAATTTATTTCAACGACTTATGGTACAGCAGTTTGTGGGCAGATGCAGATGGTCATAGGTTGAATTATATTATGGACTATTTACATCGTAGTGATTGAAACCTCAGTCCGAGTTTAAGGGGCTATTCTGTAAtagtaaatatgtttttattactcGCCAGTGCGAGTTTCGATTTTATCTCTATCCCTCTCTATCTAATACgttactatagaatgagaaagatagaggtgaattcgaaactcgcacttacgaGTTACTCAAATCAAACAATGGAGAAAAAAAGCCACTAAAATAGAGACTACTGGTCATCTCCctgaggaggccttcaccctcaaATAGAGGAGTTcgcactatttaaaaaaaatctatatatattaaaataacttacttgagaaaaattgtattttttttagttttgtaacaaaatttattaaccTAGTTCTACTATAAGTTCACTATGTAAAATttacttatgtgcgaaataagaggctttttatttcatttatttataatgcatTATAGTTTTATATTCGAGTATTTACCAAAATTCTTTTCTATTCCAGATTTCCCTGGCCTTTGCTTCGCATCCACCCGTTGCGCTACCGTCGAGCCTGGCAACTCCTGGGACCTGGCTCCCTTCTGCGGGCGCAGCACCTGCAAGATCAGCGAAGACCAGCCCCCCAGGCTTCTGGAACTGGTCGAGGACTGTGGCCCTCTCCCTATCGCCAACCCCAAGTGCAAACTTGACACAGgtaaaattaactaattaattctACTCGTAGCTTAAGAATGCCTTTTTATATGCAAAATGGCGTGTATTGTCGTGTCAGTAATCAATTCATTTTGAAGAAAGAAACTCAGAAAATCTCTATGTCagaaaaaataaacctttttttattaattttctacaagttaAGAAGATGAAGAAGAATCGAGATGCAAATCCAGAACCTCATAAGGGCATAATCACTTaacaaaacgaaattaaataaattaattaaattaaataaaacgaagTTGTAATTATAGCTTCGTTAATACAATATTCTCTTCAATTAAAGTGCTTAGATTTACTACGCTATTACGGAGTGGGTGGCATCCCACtattatacctaattaatttctatgaatatttattatttttaatagttttagttCAAGAAATACCTCTaaccagtggtgtgcacttaatacatgcaaaaatgcaaTGCCTGCAATGAGGACTCATTAAAAGCctatatcaacccatatccggctcactgatgagctcgagtctcctctcagaatgagaggggttaggccaatagtccaccacgctggcccaatgcggattggcagacttcacacacgcagagaatgaagataattctctggtatgcaggttttctcacgatgttttccttaaccgacaagtgatatttaagttcttaaaatgcacacaactgaaaagttggaggtgcacgccccgaaccggattcgaacccacaccctccggaatcggaggcagaggtcatatccactgggctatcactgctcttgggcaataatgcataccctagttaaaattgtgcacgccactgcctccAACCACCGTGAtccacataataaataaatcatatatttatataattgtttACAGAGAAGACCAATAAGACCGCGCCTTTCCCCGGCTGCTGTCCGAAGTTCACATGCGAGGATGGTGCTAAACTAGAGTACCCCGAGCTGCCCACACCCCCCGCAGAAGACGAGCCTAAGGAGGAGAAGAAGAaggcataaattaaaaaattaaatagtataaaaaacctaattataatataatctacGGACGCAAATTCCCCAACACTCAGATCTCCCGCGTTCGTCgtcaaattctaaattcaaatttatattgtggtacaaatgtttttcttaccgtctataaataacattttgagTTAAGAATTTGTAAAAGATATCTGTTTTTCACGATGTCGGATCGCATAAGTCcatttacaatgtttatttttgttatcggGTCACTTTCTAATTGTCATGGCACCGGGACTTTCAATTGACTATTGTTCGAAATTCAAAAGCGGCTTCCTATTTCCtgttttattcataataaagATCTAACTGTGACAAAAGTTGTTCATTGTTGGCTTATTGACAAAAATGTCACTACCTATTGAAAGCGATCATTGTCGACTTTTTTTAGAATTGTATCGGCTTTTTTACTTGAATAAAATGACTATTATAAGTAATGTTTGtgatattgataaataatagaaaagttattcaataaaaaatacaaaattctactCGTTCGTCTTATTTGACACTGTTTATGCTCCGTAGCTAATAAGTATCTACTTTCAAACCTTTACCTTTCCTGCTTCCTGTtcctttcactttttattttaggtcacgaaattaattaggtaataaataaatgatttaatgaaTGGGACGCTGAATACCCATTTACTTGTTACAGAGATAAGCATGATTAGATAGACTAACAAAGAAGAATTAAATTCGATTGATAGAATATTTCGACAATTAAATTTGTACATCGAAAACTGTGGTATAACATGAGttatggaataaaaaatagaCTTATTAACTCAATAATTTATTTGGGAATAATGAATCTCACAAGTATAATAAATACAGAATACAGTAATTCTCAACACTTTAAATACGTACCATATAAACATACAgctaaatatgtaaattaaataaaaaacaatcagaaaaaaattcgTGGATTATTCATTGTAACACGAcagaaactatttttttttcatcaaactACATTATAATTAACCATTGATAAGCCAATTTTATGGTAACAgtctataaatacatttttaacattgtttttcttttctataTCTAAACACAGATCTCTTAacgttataatattatgatattatatattttaaaacgttaatttttaactatacGTTAAAATAATCAACTATATTGGTAAAATCACAATTCTCctaataataacatttataatattgcacAAAATAGACACCGATCGCGATTACAAAGTTATACAATTATTTGAGCTGTCATTTTATCAACAAGCATTCAAAATGGCTGTTCGTGAAAGCGCGCGAAAACTGACAGTTCGTCGCCATCTTCGTTTATATCTCcacaatcatttatttaaataattgtgaattaattattcatttttcaAACTAATACCTGTTATCATGttacgtaaataaaaacaaaattaaaactaaataaaatagtaagttATGGTAATCTAAActcttaaaatttatttcgaGAAAAATATGAattctttcttttaatatttctcATGAAAATATGTTCTCTAGTTTGTGCCACTATGTATTGAAACATAAGAAAACTGATATGTTGATATATTGTACATCACAATTCTTAGGAATGTATCTAAGTATATTAGAATTCAGGCTTCCTACAGACGACAGACAAAATCGGTccgataatttattaaattaaacatacatAAGTAGaaacaaaggagatcattcacgctccatacatttttgggctctttttgaaagtgccggccaacaaaaaaaaatggcacgactcgttagaattggctatttggagcaatagttaatatggcataaaagttgtcaggtggctctgaaccaagttatacaggttcgacgattcgttatttccatacattttgtcaattttcaaaagtgcccgctgagaaaaaaaactgatacgtatcgttagaactgcccatttggaacaatagttagtatggcacaaatgttgtaagattcctctgaatcaagttatacatgttcaatgactcgtcacttctatatatattttttgagttttgtaagtgcccacctacaatataaataatacgtatcgttgtaactagcatttgcagcaatagttactatggcataaacattttagtatagctctgtgtctagttatgcagtttcgatgattcgtcaaatccatatatgttttattgattttcaaagtaccgttttacaaaaatatgcacttatcactgcacttatcatcagaactgcccatttggatatatttatatttagtattccacgaatgctgtaggtttggtctgaaccaagttataaaggttcgatatctcgtcacttatatgcattttattgagttttgtaagtacCCACCGACCatattaatgatacgtatcgttttaactggtcatttgtggcaatagttagtataacacgaatgttgtaggattgctctaaaccaagttatacaggttaaatggcatgccatctccatacattttattgatttttaaaggtgcctgccaataaaattcttacaggtatcattttaactgatcatttagacatactttgtcagttagtatggcagacacgttgtataaatgctctgatctaagttatacaggtgtgactatttgtaatatccatatattttcttgatttttaagtgccaaCTATTAAAATAgtacgtatcattagaactggttgtaataggaacggggagtaatagttagtatagtacTACAAACGTTGTAGGCCtgttatacaagttcaatgattcttaatttctatgcattttatcgatttaagcaatacagttagttggtaggtatgacagaaacattgtatgattgctcttattcaagttatttgcgttcgatgattcgtcacttaTGTTTTAGTTGATATCTGAATATGATggggaacaataaataggtaataatgatgaatacttaactaataatatgaaataaatgtcaccATGGTGTAAGAgttgtgtcatcattatttgttatgttcttccttctgGACCGTTTCTGAACTTGGTCATGTGATTTgccgttgtgcgtgtatttgttatgttattcaagcttgtaaaccgaatataccattacttgaagaacttaataaaacgtttttatttctctcaatgcacaataacacaatttttagttacattagcACCACAATGTTGAATTTGTTTaaatgcttagaatcattatttctatattttattattgcttttatgttttccaactttttcggaaatcaatgaatgaaagttatataacttgtttcagtactagaATTTTTCTGAAGAGTGTGCTACgtgttactaactattgctcctaatgactagttttaatgttaggtaccatattttaggtgaacgg
Above is a window of Bicyclus anynana chromosome 8, ilBicAnyn1.1, whole genome shotgun sequence DNA encoding:
- the LOC112048759 gene encoding uncharacterized protein LOC112048759, with protein sequence MKYLIVLAVFALAFAAEEKKDGEAKIYMRLIPADVLRDFPGLCFASTRCATVEPGNSWDLAPFCGRSTCKISEDQPPRLLELVEDCGPLPIANPKCKLDTEKTNKTAPFPGCCPKFTCEDGAKLEYPELPTPPAEDEPKEEKKKA